ttcttttatttctaaaaaaaaatcttattttaacaTAACTTTCCGTTATTGCTACAGTTGTTGCAGGGTTACTGGGTTCTTGTCTCACAGAGGTGTAGAACGAATCTCAGGGACATAAAAgggtgaagtgaagtgaaagtttattaagtgaaggtgagaacagaaaggaaagagaaaaggtctCTAGAGGGATAGGGATCCCGAGTGGGTTACCACTGAGTGTCGCTGGCAGTCTTTTATTGAGAACTGACTGGAAATATTGTGGCTTTGAAATTCTTGTGCCCTCTTGGTTTGAGCAAGGACTATTGATGACATCCTTAATGGCTTAATTCTTCTCCGAGGTTTGGTTGTTTTCTGTGATTACAACATAGCTGcacccaaaaaataataaaaataaaaataaaatactccctAACACCCTAGGCCAGgtgttcccttatctctggttttGTACACCTCAGCATTTCTCCACATTTGGGATTCCTGTGAGCCTGTTCAGGGGAGTCAGGGCCTCCTATCTCTCCCTGCCCAGACTTTAACCCTTTCCTTACTCACAATTATTTcttagaaatgaacaaaataaaactttgtgaCATATGCAAATGATTAACCAAGTTTGTAAATTGAGttcatgaattaaaatatttttaaattctgtttttctgaattaaaatcataaaatatcatataagAATTGAGTCAAAAATATGAGCCTGTTTTCAAAGGAGTTATTGACCCCCTTTGAAAGTACCtacattatttttgtatttatggaGAATTATCTGATTTAGTGAGGGTAGGGTAGGTTATTTTGATTATTCCACTATAAAGTACTTGATTGAATGATGAAGCCAATCGCTTAGGGAAAAAATCAAACTTGAAATATTATTCCtctaataaaaacaattataaaagacTTGAGAATCTACGAAATAGACCAGAAACTCATGATTTGTCATCATTACCAAATAAACCTAATAAGAATTTAGAAGTTCTTTCTATCATACTAATATAAATTGCCTTTGCTCAGTATTATGCAAGTTTGAGGGCAGATATTAAGAGCAGTCCATAGTGTCTACAAGTTTTTCTCCTGGCTTTTAGTCTAACAGTCCACAGGTGGCTGTTTTTGCTATAACCTTGATTTATGCTTTCTCTGATTATGAGGTAATTCATTAAAAGTAGAGCAAGCATCCATAATATCAAATCACAAAATTTTCAAATTCCTTAGCTTGTGCACACCTGCAAGTCTCACTGGTAGTCTACTGCCTCCTCCTGGTGAAGTCTAGAAGCCTCCTCTGGTCTTTCATGACTTCTATTTCTCCACCTAAAAAACAGCACCAGCCTGGGCAACGAATAATCACAGAGGCTCTGGATGGAAAAACCGCCAAGACAACTGCCTCCCCAAGCTAGAAATAGAACACATTCTTTCCAggtgtggctttttaaaaatagatgtttgGCCTCCCAGGAACTACTTGTTTTGGCCCTTAAAATAGAGATTTACCTTGTCAGTTTGCTGCTCTATTAAGGGACACTTTCCCATTCCAGGACCTGGGGAGAGAAACTGGGAGATTATGTTCAGCTCTGCTGCAGACTGTCCTACTACCCAATTCTGTGCCAAAACTGGGACATTAAACTTTATCTTCCCATCCTCTCTCAGAATGTGTCCTGTGGTTTTATTACAGATAGACTTTTCCTCAggtatttgaatttttaagtttattattattattattattctatcaCAATTGGTTTCATAGTCATCTACATAATTTTTTAGGAATTTTAAGAAAGTGTTGGTAGTCCCAACAGATCTGGGAAGCATGAACATTAGCTACAGaccatattttattattcatacAGATTTGACTTATACCCATAAATGAAGTTACATTTGAATATACAAATAGAAAATGCATCCCAGCCTGAAGAAATAATGAGAACATGAAGAAAACACAGAGCAGCTTTTGGGTGAATACACCCAAATCTACATTATCAATCCTTCTTCAGTATTTCCACATACAGCACTCACCAGATACCTCTAATATTATACCTATGACAGTGTTTATGAACACACACCACTCTCACCTCTAACGATGAACCTGGAtgttgagaaaataatttctctatctccatgtgacagacagagactaGAGGAAAATCCCCTAGAGAAATAGCAAGTTCTTCTGGTCCTCAATATAGTAAAAAATATCCTTCCATGTCAAATTTTCTCTTGAGTCTTTGGGTAATCtcaaaacaagtatttatttaggGGTGGCTATTTTATTTAGCCCTATTGCTTCAAGATCATTAGGCTCCAGGACtaagaaaactgaaagaagatCATAGGTTATTTACACAGAATAAAGTTAGAAATGATCTGTTGGGCCATTGAAAAGGGCTTAATGTGTGAACCAGTGGGTATCAGCCCCAGTGTGTTCTACTTTTAACCCTCTTCTTTGTAGACTATTGAAAATCATGCCAAGATATATTTTTGAGAGTACTGGGGGAAATGTACtttattacatttatatgttatatatcttgaaagagagagaaaaaaacatgttATTACTTCAAGTTACTCGAGCAGCAAGCTAACATGCCTGGGGAATGAAGCGTTACATTTGCTTTAGAATCGTCTTGATAAATATGACTCCTCCTTCAGTCCTCTGCTTCACAATGAATTctcaattttaaaagttaattgtGTCCTCTTCCTGTCCAATTTTACTACCATCATACCTGCCCTGAGGAAAACAGCATTACTAACATGTCCTTCACGTCTTTCTCCACATATAAACTGCTCAGCACCAGGCCTCGATTATACCACCGACCCTAGCTTCAGATAACAGGCGCTATGCCCGCTGCCTCAATGCCATGGAATCCTCCCCAAGGGAACTAGCTCACTTCCTCCTTTAGTATACGATGGAGGGTTGGTTATTTTATCAACACAATAGCCCCCGCACCAACATCATGGTCACTAGAATGATCTCACTTCTGTGGTTTCCAAACTTAGctgaaaattataaacataaaagtagcttgagttttttttttttttttcaataacctAACCACACTGTTGATCAATTCAATCAGTCTTCAGAGGTGGGATAATCTCAGGCATTAGCATTTCTTCAACACTCCTCAGTATAATTTCAGTGTACAGCTGATTAGAAAACTATTTCCACAAAGCCAGGTGGGTCAGATTGCAAAGCACCTGTCTACCCTGACCACCTCCTCATTAAGGAGTTGTTGTACAAggatagataaatgaaatagctGAACTTTGTAATTACTTTTGTCCCAATTTTGACCTTCCCTGACCTATCTGGCCTACACAAGCCAAAGTAATTTTGCTGACGTTGCAGAAAGAGCCATTCACTGAGATTATGGATGTGTTGACTAAACTTATTGTGGacatcatttcacaatacatacacACATCAAAACATTGTGTTTTACACCTTAAacatatacagtgttatatgtcaattataactcaatgaagctggaaaaaaacaaaataaaaataaataaataaataattttaaagacagaaaagaaagagctTCCGATTTGAGGATAATTTCACCACCTTTGCCTCTGAATATACTTGCTTAAGGAACCTAGTATTGAGGTTATTTATCCAAACGTTGTCAAATACCCAGGCAGAGTTAAGAATCGCCAGCGGAATTTGTGAAACTTGCAGTTTCTGTGGTCCTGCCCTCCAGTCATTGAGTCCACAGATCTGACATGTGGTCCTGGAATCTGTCCTTTTAAGGACTGTATAAATCTTACATGAAGACAAGTTTGGAAACCACATAAGTCTTCAATGAGGGAAGGATagttatccaaaataaataaaaaaataaatacaaaacatggCCTTTCCCCAGGAATTTTGACAGTACATTTGTgcatgcgtatgtgtgtgtgtgtgtgtgtgtatgtgtgtgtgtgtatgtgtgtgtgtatgtgtgtgtgtgtgtgtgtgtgtgtgtgtgatatctcCCAGGAATTTTGtgtaagagggagagaaagagagagaaattcccGTCATATGCCATGTCTTTTAAGCCAAAGTACCAGAAAGCAATAAGGGATAACTTATTCAGGAAAAGAGGTTGGTGAATTCTCAAGATGACCTTTCGGTTTACTATGACATCATGATGGCAAGAAAGCAGGGAGACGTCTATGAGCGATAGGATCTGATTCAATTCCAGAGCCACTCTGAGGTCAGAAACAGAAATGTTCTCTTTATTGAGTATGAAAGTCAGAGTGTGCAtgagagaagaatgaaaagatgcAAGATACCAGGGGCAGTGGTGGGGGCAGTATGTAACCTCTCTATAGGAACAAAATAACCAACGACGATGTTTTAATCACTAAGAGCAGATCTTTCTGTGGTTAGAAATagaggaataaaagaagaaatgatctTTCCCACGGGAATAAGGATAAACCCAAATGTGTGGGAGTGAGGTGCAGAGTTGTTGACCTTTAATGAATAGTTTTATCTTTGTGAGAAAGAAAGTGGCAGTAAGCtactaaagaaatgaaagactaaagtttctttttaaatctgtgtgtATGTAACTTATATTTCAGTCCTGTATGATAATTAGTAAAGCCTGTTCACTTGAATTATGATGAAATAATTATCTGTGTTAAAATTTGTGcttaaatacattttgtttatagTTATCACCAAATTTTCACATTAGACTTTAATTCCTTTGTTCTAGACTTTCTGTCAGTGCATCTATAAATTGTCCATTagctcacaatttttttttattagctcaCAATTTTAAATCTCTAGAGTGTAACAGGCTACTAGATGTCTGTGTGGTGATGTTCttttaaagaactctcaaaatattctgaaatgcACCTAGCTCAGAACTCGGATCATATGTTTTCCCAGTAAATTCTAGATCTCTGAATTAGACGAAATCAGTATTTCAGGTTGGTTTACTATTTTCTTTAGCCTATATATCGCTATGCAATTACATGAGGAGCAAGTGAATACTATCTCCTTCACTGTTATTCTTAAACCAGCAATTTGGTCCCAGAAAAACTCTCAAGCTCTAGATTTACAAGGTTTGGCATCTAAAGTGCAGGGACACTGACCAACTACAATAAAGGAAAGTTCTTGAAAGTAAAATATAAGGGCCCTACTCTCttcaagtaatatttttaaagatttttttttattttatttatttgacagagagagatcacaagtcgacagaaaggcaggcagagagagagagagggaagcaggttccctgctgagcagagagcccgatgcgggactcgatcccaggaccctgagatcatgacctgagccgaaggcagcggcttaacccactgagccacccaggcgcccctcttcaagtaattttttagaatttttctaaaggaaataaCATTTATGGAAAGATTATAATCTCCCATTAATAATATCCAGATTACCAAACAATAACCTCAAAATTACTTAATCTAAATAAATGAGAATGCAAATATTAAACGATATGTTACTTCACCTATATTACAAAGCTGGTACACGGGTGCAAACAAACCATTTGCTAAGATACTAGGACATTTCCCAATCACTTGGCACAGTGAGCTCTGCTAGAGCTGCTGCTCTAGTCACCAGGATCCCTACCCCGGAAGCCCCCAAACCACTGTCACAGCAGGGTCTCCCAAATGTCATTCCAGAGCTGCATCTTATGTCAGTTCTGCCTGTTAAACATTTACATATCAGCCTTTGCACTTGTGCATATGTaataacaaagcaggaaaagaatcTTTTATTCGAGAGAGGGAATTCAGTGAAATGATGCTGAGATAGGCTAATAGGGCCAGAGAACGGCTATAACCCAGGGTCCCCAGCAATAACCAGAACATCAGAGCAGAAGGCATCAGATGATAAGTGGAGAATGTTCTGTGAAGTTTATTTGCCTGAGAGTTTAAATTCACagtcatttttttcatgtttttggctCTAGTGGgtaactttctctttcttcacatGAATTTAACCCCAAGTCCCTTACATCTCGGTGAATTTGGAAGAAGCATATTAATCCAAGTCTTCAATCTTCACTAACGCAGCCATCTTCTCACAAATCCAGGAAATTTCAGCACTGCAGCgggaaatataaatatttcctttttgaaaatagGCACATCCTTTGGATCCATTGATCTGGGCATACTCTTTAGTGCTGAATCTGAAAATTAACCCacttaaaattaattacaaatttcatatttcaaatttgCTCAAAACTCAATGTTCTCAGTTACCAGTTATCTGAACTTTGAGAGACTTCTGTTTCCATAGCATATCAAAGTTCTTAAAGCTGGCAAATCTGAGTATTTCATTTCAAGTTAATCATAATCCCAGGTAGAATTATTTAAGAAGGATACTTAAATCTGGGTTGAGAATTCGTCTCCTCTCCATTACCATTATAATCTATACTGGGTACTAAGAAGTACCCAGTATAGATTATATCAGAAGTACCAGAATTTCTTTGCTTTGTaactttatgaagaaaaacagacaaatgaaatcatattctGGGCAAAAACTTATAACATTTCATTATGAACAAATATAATTCTGTGTATACATAATTTTATGTGGAAGGtgaagagagagtaagagggattCAGACAGAATATGAACAATGATGTAGATGGGACTCTGATATCGGTCCCTAGTTCCTCTGCTAAGGAATTGTTGATAACTCTTCAATAATATCAttatagaggtgcctgggtggctttcgTTGGTTAAGccaccagctcttgatttcagctcaggtcaagatctcagggtggtgggttcaagccctgccttgggctcgggcTCAGTggtgggtctgcttgagattctctctctcctgtccctctgccccttcccatgcTTGCTGTGTGctttcttgctctcaaataaattaataaataaacatactttttaatgtaaaaattatgCTCATCAGACCTAAATCTCCTATGTGCCTTTTTACTCAAATGATCTGTGCTACACTGCAGTATCCTTACTTTGGTGTTGGGCTTACTAAACCCTCCCCTTGGCATATGCCCTTGCTGAGAGCAGCATTACTCAGCAGGGAAGGTGATTCTGAAGCGCAGTTCCACCTGAGTGTGACAGTCACAGCCTCAGAGCGTCCTTGTACACAGACTCCAAACCTCACCACAGGGGGCCCCCTCCTCCATATTTTCACTAGAAGTGAGTGGAGGGATCCGGGATGATGACAACTCCTTTGGGAGAGGGAACTCATCTTCTTAAAGTCCAAAGGGGAAACAGCTGCATTTACAGGATATGCTGGTCCTGTTCTGTAGAACCTCGGTCTAGCAGCAACACCCCAGGTTAGTTGGTAATCATTTGAGTGAAACCAGGATCAATGACTTAATATGACCAGTAGTGGACATTAGAGAGTGAGAAATTGGCATGAGTAGAAAAAAACCATGATAGCATTCTGGGAAACGGATGAAGATAAAGTATATCCAGGGAGAAAAGTATAGACATATCATTGTCTAAACTGGGAGTCATAGCTGAAACCCAGTAACCTTGATGGAAATGAGTGATTATAATTCAGCTTAAGGAAATTTTGACAGTATGCATTAAGGAGTAAGACAAGAGGGAGGTGAATAGGTGAATAATTTAATGCGAAGGGAGGTGGAGGAAAAACCTATCACACCCAGAAATGTACCAGTGCTCTTATATTTCATGTAATACACAAATGTCATATATTACATTAAATATCAtatatgtaatcaatataaatatcatatatcattttaatatagttgGGAACACAGCTGTGTTCCTCAAAATATTTGTTCTGTAGCTGCTAAGAGAATTTTATAAGACTATGtgttcctttctgtatttttaatataacacctatttttataactttaaatagTTGTAAAAACTGTAATTTTCAAAGTATCATATATCctgtacatattttaaatatttctccaaaacCTTGAAGTGGCAGACTTAGCTCATTTTAGGACATGTAAAACATTTGCCATGAAATCTAATTGGTCAATCTCTATCACAAAACCAAACTAATCTATCGATTCAGACTTACTTGCTGCTAGAAAATGGCTGACAattattgaattaaataaatgagttaatgtatgttCTTATGATACACACCACCCTTGGAACTTTAAGTGTTGGAGCCAGGGGAGCTGAGAGGCCAAGCTCATGGTCACAGAAGCACTCTGTCCTGACTTTGGCACTCAGGCGgtagtgaccttgggcaagttatttaatctctctatGATAATTGTTTCATCCATAAAATAGGAATATAACAGTGCTTTTATCACAGAGCTAATATTTACATACCACTTTGAACAAATTAAGTATAAATATTGTTTgttaaatcaaaaaaataaattaaaactaataGATAAACTTCAGTATCTTGCCATGAGTTTGTCACATAAATGAAATTAGGTACTCTGGCTTTCATTATTTCTTACTGAAGCTTTCTTTTCCATGTGTGTTGTACTCTTTTTTTGTATCTAGATTTATAATTCTTACAATTAGCATTGATTTTCTTAGCATTCCATTTTTCAGTATTCTTAGCTtactttttctccccccacccctaacAGTTAGAGACTTACAAGGCTGGAGAGGGACCAGAGCCATCCTCCCATACCCAGTTCCTTCCAGATGGGTCCCATGACAAGCCCAACCAAAAGAAAGAGAACGTAGGTAATGGCTGTGACTTCAGAAAATCCTAAGAAGAAGAATGGGGACAATGTGTGAACCACATTCCAGAGTGCAGAAGTAAGATGTTAATTCTCACTCAAAATCCACTGAATTCCTACTATACAAGTCACACATTCCACTTGTTGTGCTTTCTATGATATGAATAATTTCTCTAACCAGGGAAGGAGAGTCAACCAGACCTTTTCCTCCAAGCTATCTATCTTCACCAAGGTGGAGTTCCTATCCATGCAGTTTTTCCTACTGTTAGTCCAGGTCCTCTCCTCATTTGTTGCAAAATAATAGCAGCTGTTTTGGTACCATTGCCACATCTTAGGACAAGGATTACACTTGTggtctgaaaaagaaattacacCCATTAGTACAAATAATTAACGCTGGGGGCCTGGGGAAGGTTTTAGAAACTAAATAAttgaacttggggcgcctgggtggctcagtggtttaagccgctgccttcggctcaggtcatgacctcagggtcctgggatcgagtcccgcatcgggctctctgctcagcagggagcctgcttccctctcactctctctgcctgcctctttgcctacttgtgatctctctctgtcaaataaaataaaaaaaaaaaatcttgaacttGACGACAGCATCTGAGACCCAGCATTCTGGAATCATACCACTTTAGGAGCCAGTGGAAATGAAGTCACTCCCAATTATGTGTTGGAGCAACAGTGATTGAAATTCTCATTTCAGGGCTCAGTTTCCTGGCCTTAGAATTAcaagctctacttttaacttcttaaaatatcaaaatcaCCTAAAAATAGTTCACAATATAAGAAGCTGAAGTACCCAGGTTGGTATCATTCCAAGACGCTTCCCAAATTCACCTCtgtgttttcaaaaatattaaatatattgataTCTTCCCTTGTCTTCTATAAATTTAGTGTGATATCAATAGAGGTCACTGGAGAACACACCTTTCTCATGCTATGAGGTGGTTCATGTGATCAATGCCAACAGATTGGACCTGACTGTCCAGTAGGTCCCAATTACCTGAAGTGTGAATGATTAGCTCCTGGCAGAGTTTGATGGCCATTTGTCCCTGTCTCTTCAAAAGACTGGAGATCTGTGATTTGAGAAACTCCTCCTGGGTGGGAATGTTCCTGTAGCTGTTCAGCTGCTCAGATAAGTTATCCTGCTGTTGGTGGATGATTTTTTGAAGTtgacttaatttctctgaatctGAGTTAATTTCATTAGATGTCTGCAAAACTCCAAGACATAAAAGGAGCTAAGTTTATATATCCTCTCATTCTCATCATTGTCATCGATAATTCTTAACACAGAACTATTTCTCACGTTACTTAATATTTTTCAGTAGCTCCCAATGATAGAAGTATCATGGAAGAAACACACCAGATGCCTTTCTATTCCAAATTGCTTGGAGTTCATCCTCACAATTTTACTGAGATTTTAAATATGATTATACTtgtattaaaataatgaattaataattttatatctttgacATTTAATCTAAGGCAGTGCCAggcatttttccattcatttagtGGAATACTATTCTTTTTCCTGTTTGGAGTTGGTTCATGTAATTGTTGTTTTAACAGAAACAGAATCCTTTAAGGCAATAGGTACCTTCAGGTATGGTATACAGATCACTTTTATCAGAATCACCCacatatttggttttgttttaaatgcagATTTTAATTCCATACTAGACTATTTCTGGATCTGAATCCATAaaatatgcctttaaaaaaaaggttttattcatttattggagagagagagagagagagagctcaagcaggataggggcagagggagagggacagatagaatctcaaacagactccacgctgaacATGGAGTtggatgtgaggcttgatctcatgaccctgagatcataacctgagccaaaaccaagagtgggaagtttaactgaccgagccacccaggcatcccaaaatctACCTTTTTAATTAACAGTTCAGGTGATTCACGGTCACAATAAATTAAGCATCATTGCACTAAAAACACtacacttcaggaaaaaaaaaaccctttacttCTGTGGTGAACCAATGAATATGTATCATtgcatcttcattttttaaaaaaatctgtatttatttattttgagagagagagagatagagggagagaaagcatgagtggagggaagggcagagggagaagcagactccccgctgagcagggagtccgatgatGTGGGGATCAATAGCAGGAACCTGGGATCCTGAACTGAgtcaaaggcggaggcttaaccagctgagccacccaggtacccttcatcttcattttaaaaatatgcatcaTTATAGAAGATCAACTGCTAATCCTCATAATGATCAGCTATTAAATATTTGTAACTGCTGCTAGAACCCTGTGTTTCTTTCCAAAAGAGGAAGCTACATCATTAGGCCCTATTTATGTTTCCAAATCAGTATGTCTAAATTCTAAGTATCTATGAAGTCctacatatgtaaaaataaatgaaagtagcAGGGAAGATGCTAGTGTCATTCACagaataaactttcttttttttttttaagattttatttatttacttgacagacagagatcagaagtaggcagagaggcaggcagagagagaggaacggaagcaggctccctgccaagcagaaagcccgatgcggggctcgatcccaggaccctgggatcatgacctgagccgaaggcagaggctttaacccactgagccacccaggcgcccccagaataaaCTTTCTTGACGGCAAGTCCCCCCAAAAGGGAATACTGTGCCACTCACTACTGTGTCCATCGTATAGTTAAGAATATCCTACAGAGTGTGGATTCTCGAGAGATTCTTCCATTTATTGTTAGTTCAGGACTCCCTACCCTGTTCAGCCCTGATGGCTCAGTGATAGGTCAGAAccaaaagaatattcttttttagcTATTGTGCTTGGGAGGGAAGCTTCCATTGTTACATGGAGGTGGTTCAACTTTCTGCTTAGACGGTAATGTATCCCAAGCAACATTTCCTCCTTGTTtgtatctctttttctatgacaGCAGGCAAGTTATTTCTACACTCGAATGGTCTTGAGTGAGTGGGTTAAGTCAGTCTTGTACTAAGTCTTCAGGGTGAATGAAACGGCATGTTCTTCCTTGAGTCCAACTCCCTGGGTTCCCATTTCTTACCACTGGGATAATAAGTGGATGTGTGCCTCTGCGGGAAAGAAACTCCTTATTCTAACCAATAATGAGAAATGTAAAAGTTGTCTTCATAATCCAGTCTAGTTTATCAAGAGAAAACAATGTGTTTAGAGTAAAATCCTCATAATAATTAAGTCTGTCCCTTGCTTATCTATGTTAGAGACTTGGAGAATGAAGGAGCTATGATTACATAATATAATCAAACCAGAATTTACATAGCTTATAAATGTATTTCCTAATCACTTTTTTGGGGTTTGATGAAATATACTTACACATAATCCCCAAGGTTACCAGCCCAATCAGCAGCATCAGACAAAGAGTTAGCAGACTGAGGGCAGCCTGACGCCAGGCGGGGGAAGGAGCTGGGTACCCTGAAAAAAGCCAACAGAGGAATTATGGTTACGAATgaattgtttatttctcttttactctTTAATGCTCCACCTAGAAAATAACCTAAAATGATGTTCGGTAAGGGCCCCACCATCACTTCTCCTTCACTTCTCTTCCCCACCGTTCTCCTTTCCTTTGAGAGTGTCTCCTAAtttccaggtttttgttttgcatCATCACACACCCTTATTAAGTTTACTAATTGCACATATGAGACCTTGTGGAAACTGCTTCTCTGGATGATCCTGACAATAGGAGAGGCATCAAGTTTTTGAGATGACAAACCACCACAAGGCAAATGTTATAGTGCATTTTATTCTTATCTATTATCCAGGCTGTTTATCACCTCATAGATAACGAATGAGTATGgaatgaaagacaaaacaaatgtgCACTCTAACttacaatgtttcttttttttaatgttcttttttaaatttttattttatttttttcagtgttccaataacctacaatatttctctttttttaaagattttatttattttatttgatagatagagatcacaagtaggcagagaggcaggcagagagagagagaggaagaagcaggctccttcccaagcagagagcctgatgccggctcaatcccaggatcctgggatcatgacctgagccgaaggcagaggctttaacccactgagccacccaggtgcccccaatatttCTTAATTCAGAATCTAACAGCATCTAGCCCAGTATCTCAGACAGATGGATTGCAAATTTCCAGGTGTACTATCATACACATGACACCCACGACTCCTTTTCTCTGAAGAATTACAGCtataatttaaacaaacaaaaatgtataacCACTGTTATTAGACCCATGGCAAGCCTATTCCTATTCTCTTTGTATATCAccccaaaccacacacacacacacacacacacacacacacacacacacacacacacacatgcatacacacactcacacgtgcatgcatacacacacacagtaaaaataaattcaagagaagaagaaagtagTTCCCATATTTTAGACGATTTAGGGCAACAATCTGACCTGCCAACAGATTTTTGAAAATAAGGAATACAGTCTGATATACTAAACTAAATTCCTGACCACAGAGATTAGTATTTCTTCCAACAGGGGATAAGGGAATGAGCCAAAGACTAGCACTGAGTTTGGGCTTTTACCAGTTGTGGGAACATGgttaaatcatttaattttcttcagaCTCAGTTTTACCAGTATCACTCCATTTACTTCACAAATACTTTgataaaaatatgatataatGCATATACAGTACTATATGGATATTGTTATTATTGCTCCAACACTATTAATTATACTAAGAATTTCCACTCCCCCAAATTTTAAACTACTTCAAAACAGAAACTCTctcttgtcttatttctgactCTCTTGTCCTCCCATTTCTC
This DNA window, taken from Meles meles chromosome 7, mMelMel3.1 paternal haplotype, whole genome shotgun sequence, encodes the following:
- the CLEC12B gene encoding C-type lectin domain family 12 member B isoform X1, whose product is MSEEVTYATLTFQDSVGERNNRDRNNLRKRGYPAPSPAWRQAALSLLTLCLMLLIGLVTLGIMFLQTSNEINSDSEKLSQLQKIIHQQQDNLSEQLNSYRNIPTQEEFLKSQISSLLKRQGQMAIKLCQELIIHTSDHKCNPCPKMWQWYQNSCYYFATNEERTWTNSRKNCMDRNSTLVKIDSLEEKDFLKSQPLPTFSFFWLGLSWDPSGRNWVWEDGSGPSPALFSTKEYAQINGSKGCAYFQKGNIYISRCSAEISWICEKMAALVKIEDLD
- the CLEC12B gene encoding C-type lectin domain family 12 member B isoform X2; protein product: MSEEVTYATLTFQDSVGERNNRDRNNLRKRGYPAPSPAWRQAALSLLTLCLMLLIGLVTLGIMFLQTSNEINSDSEKLSQLQKIIHQQQDNLSEQLNSYRNIPTQEEFLKSQISSLLKRQGQMAIKLCQELIIHTSDHKCNPCPKMWQWYQNSCYYFATNEERTWTNSRKNCMDRNSTLVKIDSLEEKDFLKSQPLPTFSFFWLGLSWDPSGRNWVWEDGSGPSPAFAEISWICEKMAALVKIEDLD